From Cellulophaga lytica DSM 7489, a single genomic window includes:
- a CDS encoding LytR/AlgR family response regulator transcription factor: protein MNCIIVDDEATARLIVAQLCSNVEELEVIDAFGSAMEAIKFLNQNTVDVIFLDIHMPGFSGFDFVQTLKNPPKIVLTTSDTNFAIEAYEYESIVDYLVKPVTQDRFNKSIQKVKAALAKAPEPETVSEDTTKSNTALGQELYINIDRRLIKINFNDIQLIEAKGDYIEVKTTKENYRVRNTLKKIKDKLPEKLFLQIHRSYIINFTKIIDIEDNSVLIEKNVVPISRSNRPELMRRLNLL, encoded by the coding sequence ATGAATTGTATTATAGTAGACGACGAGGCAACAGCTAGGTTAATAGTTGCACAACTTTGCTCTAACGTTGAAGAGTTAGAGGTTATAGATGCCTTTGGAAGCGCAATGGAGGCTATAAAGTTTTTAAATCAGAATACAGTAGATGTTATTTTTTTAGATATACATATGCCTGGTTTTAGTGGTTTTGACTTTGTACAAACATTAAAAAATCCGCCAAAAATTGTTTTAACAACCTCAGATACCAACTTCGCTATTGAGGCTTATGAGTATGAGTCAATTGTAGATTATTTAGTAAAACCAGTTACACAAGATCGTTTTAATAAATCTATACAAAAAGTAAAAGCAGCACTTGCTAAGGCTCCAGAACCAGAAACTGTTTCTGAGGACACTACAAAAAGCAACACAGCATTGGGCCAAGAACTATATATTAATATAGATAGACGTCTTATAAAAATTAACTTTAATGATATACAACTTATTGAAGCTAAAGGAGATTATATAGAGGTTAAAACAACAAAAGAAAACTACAGAGTACGCAATACTCTAAAAAAAATTAAAGACAAGTTACCAGAAAAGTTGTTTTTGCAAATACATAGATCTTATATAATTAATTTCACAAAAATTATAGATATAGAAGACAATAGTGTACTTATTGAGAAAAATGTAGTGCCTATTAGTAGGTCTAACAGGCCAGAATTAATGAGAAGGTTAAACCTATTATAA
- a CDS encoding sensor histidine kinase, with product MHSLLRRQIRKNLPEELKGNPDLDKFFNAIEKSYEDYDDKIAMIQRATTISAQELKAANIELAQEAQEQKKTLQALEQAVNSLNLNLDNTEDIVHSKQNIVSAQKLAKHISKQAEHIALVTKEKDNLVKDLEEQNKSLNNYAHVVSHDLKSPMRNINTLMSWIVEEEKHKFTQDSINNCDLISQNLVKMDKLVSGILKHATIGNNEEAKSNVNISLLLKDIKSTIYIPKNVTIKVADNLPTLFLDKYRLEQLFMNLLTNAVKATEHLENGIVNVDVLEKPNYWQFSIKDNGKGIPQKYLNKIFEMFKKLDNDVESNGIGLALVEKIVTFYGGKIWVDSKEDEGTVFYFTIKKN from the coding sequence ATGCATTCACTTTTAAGAAGACAAATACGCAAAAATTTGCCAGAGGAGCTAAAAGGTAATCCAGATTTAGACAAATTTTTTAATGCAATAGAAAAATCTTATGAAGATTACGATGATAAAATTGCAATGATACAACGTGCTACTACTATTAGTGCACAAGAATTAAAAGCAGCAAATATAGAGTTGGCACAAGAGGCGCAAGAACAGAAGAAGACACTGCAAGCCTTAGAGCAAGCAGTTAATAGTCTTAATTTAAATTTAGATAATACAGAAGATATAGTGCACTCTAAACAAAATATAGTTAGTGCGCAAAAACTAGCCAAACATATTAGTAAGCAAGCAGAACATATTGCTTTGGTTACTAAAGAAAAAGATAACTTAGTTAAAGATTTAGAGGAGCAAAATAAATCTTTAAACAACTACGCCCACGTAGTATCTCATGATCTAAAATCTCCTATGCGTAATATTAATACGCTAATGAGTTGGATTGTTGAAGAAGAAAAACACAAGTTTACACAAGATAGTATTAATAATTGCGATTTAATATCTCAAAACTTGGTAAAAATGGACAAGCTAGTTAGTGGCATTTTAAAACACGCTACTATAGGCAATAATGAAGAAGCTAAAAGCAATGTAAATATTTCATTACTTTTAAAAGACATAAAAAGTACTATTTACATACCTAAAAACGTTACAATAAAAGTAGCAGACAATTTACCAACCTTATTTTTAGACAAATATAGGTTAGAGCAACTTTTTATGAACTTATTAACTAATGCTGTAAAAGCAACAGAGCATTTAGAAAATGGTATTGTAAATGTAGATGTTTTAGAAAAGCCTAACTATTGGCAATTTAGTATTAAAGACAATGGCAAGGGAATACCACAAAAATATTTGAATAAAATATTTGAAATGTTTAAAAAGCTAGATAATGATGTAGAATCTAATGGAATAGGGCTAGCATTAGTAGAAAAAATTGTAACTTTCTATGGAGGTAAAATTTGGGTAGATTCTAAGGAAGATGAAGGAACGGTATTTTATTTTACCATTAAAAAAAATTAA
- a CDS encoding FIST signal transduction protein yields the protein MKIVQAKKEKGANFIFITDKITLKDPLVLVFGNRFLLEEENLYQEIKEMFPNGNVVFGSTSGEIIGDKVSENTIVLTAIEFEKSTYIVKSKNVKEFGYNDLDLGAKLIEEFPKKDLKHIYIISEGSTVNGSALIEGIEKEKHISIGLSGGLCGDDARFEKTLVSNNATPKEGEIVAIGFYGKTLEITSANYGGWTGFGPERIITKSKGNVLYELDGKPALDLYKKYLGDKAKELPKSALLYPLNVKITEDSQPIVRTIINIDEDTNTMILAGDVPQGSTVQLMMSTVDDIAEGASVAAKYAIRNRENLPQLALLVSCVGRKLVMDQRTEEEVEEVLDVIGNQSKIMGYYSYGEMAPFEGNNACMLHNQTMTLTLISE from the coding sequence ATGAAAATAGTACAAGCAAAAAAAGAAAAAGGAGCTAATTTTATTTTTATAACAGATAAAATTACTTTAAAAGACCCTTTGGTTTTAGTTTTTGGTAATAGATTTTTATTAGAAGAAGAAAATCTATATCAAGAAATTAAAGAGATGTTTCCTAACGGAAATGTTGTTTTTGGGAGTACTTCAGGAGAAATAATTGGAGATAAAGTATCAGAAAATACAATTGTTTTAACTGCTATAGAGTTTGAAAAATCTACCTATATAGTAAAAAGTAAAAATGTAAAAGAGTTTGGTTATAACGATTTGGATTTAGGAGCTAAGTTAATTGAAGAGTTTCCTAAAAAAGATCTGAAACACATTTATATAATTTCTGAAGGAAGCACGGTAAATGGTAGTGCTTTAATAGAAGGAATTGAAAAAGAAAAACACATATCTATTGGGTTGTCTGGCGGTTTATGTGGGGATGATGCTAGGTTTGAAAAAACACTAGTGTCTAATAATGCTACACCTAAAGAAGGAGAAATTGTAGCTATAGGTTTTTATGGCAAAACATTAGAAATTACAAGTGCAAATTATGGTGGTTGGACCGGCTTTGGGCCAGAACGTATTATAACAAAGTCTAAGGGTAATGTTTTGTATGAGTTAGATGGGAAACCTGCATTAGACTTGTATAAAAAATACTTGGGAGATAAGGCAAAAGAATTACCAAAGTCAGCATTACTGTACCCATTAAATGTAAAAATTACTGAAGATTCACAACCAATTGTACGTACCATTATAAATATTGACGAAGATACAAATACGATGATATTAGCCGGTGATGTTCCGCAAGGATCTACTGTACAATTAATGATGTCTACTGTAGATGACATAGCTGAAGGTGCAAGTGTAGCTGCTAAATATGCTATTAGAAACAGAGAAAATCTTCCGCAATTAGCATTACTTGTTAGTTGTGTTGGCCGTAAGTTAGTTATGGATCAAAGAACAGAAGAAGAGGTAGAAGAAGTTTTAGATGTAATTGGCAACCAGTCTAAAATTATGGGGTATTATTCTTACGGAGAAATGGCTCCTTTTGAAGGTAACAATGCTTGTATGTTGCACAACCAAACAATGACATTAACTTTAATAAGCGAGTAA
- a CDS encoding PAS domain-containing sensor histidine kinase has product MDSNKEILLLKKALERQKKARLQAEKILEVKSKELFDTTLHLKQANNKLENLLTETTSKLDGGFVNIIDPYVVMDLSFNVVNMNSSAREFLGYDNTKETINLPKLVHKDFMQYTIESFKTLMQIGTLKNYRSKIITKNGTHKWVQINTSVIYDKEQKPIGAQGIIRDISKETEIKEMLSEQKRQLDIIVENSPLGIVLTVNDEIIKSNATFAALLGYPENVARKLKLSDISESEDEEMTKKLESDLNAGLIDNFSIVKRFFKKNGAQILAKASISAVKNNEGKVEYQVCVIEDITKERQAEEKIKAEKEKYRGIIANMNLGMVEVTIDNEVQLVNQSFCKMSGYSKDELLGEDAVKILKIENSERIEKKSENRLKGISDSYEIKIKNKKGETRHWLVSGAPNYNEEGKVVGSIGIHLDITEQKELELQKEQLLKELKISNDGLQEYAHIVSHDLKSPLRSISALATWTYEDYKDVLDEAGVQNLTLMQEKVAFMDKLIHGILEYSTAGSAQMSTSKVDLNTVITDITESIYIPDHVQVVVPKKLPLLNADSTKMHQLFQNIIGNAVVHIEAEKGLVQVLYKEEPQHWQFCIEDNGVGIPEKFHKKIFEIFQSIGDNERSTGIGLSIVKKIVDRYEGNVWVESELGKGTKFFFTLKKDLNN; this is encoded by the coding sequence ATGGATAGTAACAAAGAAATTTTATTACTAAAAAAGGCGTTAGAAAGACAGAAAAAAGCAAGGCTACAAGCAGAAAAAATTTTAGAAGTAAAATCTAAAGAGCTTTTTGATACTACCTTACACCTTAAACAAGCTAATAATAAATTAGAGAATTTATTAACCGAAACTACCTCTAAATTAGATGGTGGTTTTGTTAATATTATAGACCCATACGTAGTAATGGATCTTAGCTTTAATGTTGTTAATATGAACAGTTCTGCTAGAGAATTTTTAGGGTATGACAACACTAAAGAAACTATTAACCTGCCAAAATTAGTGCACAAAGATTTTATGCAATACACCATAGAATCTTTTAAAACTCTAATGCAAATAGGTACGTTAAAAAACTACAGATCTAAAATTATCACAAAAAATGGCACACATAAATGGGTGCAAATAAATACTAGTGTAATTTATGATAAAGAACAAAAACCAATAGGTGCACAAGGTATTATAAGAGACATTAGTAAAGAAACTGAAATTAAGGAAATGCTAAGCGAGCAAAAAAGACAATTAGACATAATTGTAGAAAACTCTCCGCTAGGTATTGTACTAACAGTTAATGATGAAATAATAAAGAGTAACGCTACATTTGCGGCGCTTTTAGGATACCCAGAAAATGTTGCCAGAAAATTAAAATTATCAGACATATCTGAGTCCGAGGATGAAGAAATGACAAAAAAATTAGAGTCTGACTTAAATGCAGGTTTAATAGATAATTTTTCTATTGTAAAAAGATTTTTCAAAAAAAATGGAGCTCAGATTTTAGCAAAAGCTAGTATTAGTGCCGTTAAAAATAACGAAGGCAAAGTAGAGTACCAGGTTTGCGTAATAGAAGACATCACAAAAGAGCGCCAAGCAGAAGAAAAAATAAAAGCAGAAAAAGAAAAGTACAGGGGTATTATTGCTAATATGAATTTAGGTATGGTAGAAGTTACCATAGATAATGAAGTACAGCTTGTTAACCAGAGTTTTTGTAAAATGAGCGGATACTCTAAAGATGAACTTTTAGGGGAAGATGCTGTAAAAATATTGAAGATAGAGAACTCTGAAAGAATAGAGAAAAAGTCTGAAAATAGATTAAAAGGAATCTCTGACTCTTATGAAATAAAAATAAAAAATAAAAAAGGAGAAACAAGACACTGGCTAGTAAGTGGTGCTCCAAATTATAATGAAGAAGGCAAGGTTGTAGGTTCTATAGGTATACATTTAGATATTACAGAGCAAAAAGAATTAGAGTTACAAAAGGAGCAATTATTAAAAGAGCTTAAAATTAGTAATGATGGTTTACAAGAATATGCCCATATAGTTTCTCATGACCTTAAATCTCCATTACGTAGTATTAGTGCTTTAGCTACTTGGACTTATGAAGATTATAAAGACGTTTTAGATGAAGCAGGTGTGCAAAACCTAACGTTAATGCAAGAGAAAGTTGCATTCATGGACAAGCTAATTCACGGAATTTTAGAGTATTCTACAGCTGGTAGCGCACAAATGTCTACCAGTAAAGTAGATTTAAATACTGTAATAACAGACATTACAGAGAGTATTTATATTCCAGATCATGTACAGGTAGTTGTTCCAAAAAAACTACCGCTTTTAAACGCAGATAGTACAAAAATGCATCAGCTTTTCCAAAATATTATTGGAAATGCAGTTGTTCATATTGAAGCAGAAAAAGGATTAGTACAAGTACTTTATAAAGAAGAACCACAGCATTGGCAATTTTGTATAGAAGATAATGGTGTTGGTATCCCAGAAAAGTTTCATAAAAAGATATTCGAAATTTTTCAATCAATAGGAGATAATGAGCGCTCTACGGGTATAGGCCTATCAATAGTTAAAAAAATTGTAGACCGTTATGAAGGTAATGTATGGGTAGAGAGTGAGTTAGGTAAAGGGACAAAATTCTTTTTTACTTTAAAAAAAGATCTTAATAATTAA